GTCGCGGGCGACCTCGTTCAGCCCCCTGAGCTTTTTGACATTGATCAGCCGCTCGTACTGCACCAGCCCCTCTTTCATCGCCAACAAGAGCTCGGTGCCGCCGGCGTAGACCTTGGCGCTATCGCCGAACCGGCCGAGCAACTCGGATGCTTCGGCGACACTCTCGGGCTCGTCCAAACGAAATCTTCTGAGCATCTCACCCTTCTCCTTCTAATTTCTTTTTCACCGCCTGGGCGAATTCGTCGAGGACTTGGTCGGCTTTGCGCTTGATGATGCCATGGCCCAAAGCGGCGAGCTTACCGAGAATGTCGACGCCGGCGATGAATTCGACAATCGTCTTGCCGTCCTGCTCGCGTAAACTGACATCCAAATCGATTTTCATGCGGCTGCCGACTTTATTGTCGGCGCCGGTGGCCTGGGCCTTGATCCGCTCTAGTTCGACGCGTTCAAGCACTTCGATGGTCGTCGGGAACTCGACTTTGAAGGGCCCAACCTTTTCGGTCATGGTCGCGGTATAGCGTTTGCCTTCTTCCACGGTCTTGGCGTCTTTACAGCCCGGCACGCAGGCGATGAAGCGATCGACATCCCAAATAAACTTCCAAACCTTGTCGCGCGCGGCGAGTATCTCGACTTGTTTTTGAAACTGCAATTCGACCCCCGGTTCTATTTCGTAATAAATTTGCTATCAGAAGCGGACCAAAGCCGCAAGCGAACGGAGCCAATTCATTGAGGCAAGGAACAGCGCCGATGGACCGTCAATGGCGCGCTGGCGTAAGAGAAAACTACTCGCGGCCGACCACATCGGTAACGTCTTTGAGTTCTTTTTTCAAATAGGTCTTGAGCTTTTTCTTGACCCGCTCTTCGATTTGGCGCACGCGCTCCCGGCTGATGCCGTACTGGTCGCCAATTTCGCGCAAGGTCAGCGGCTCTTCGTTCAATAGCCGTTCGCGGTAAATCACCAGTTCCTTATCCTTCAACCCGCTGGCGAAGCGCTCCATCTTGTCGCGCAACAGATCGCGGTACTGGGCGTCGGCAAAATGCTCCTCCGGGCTCTGCTTGTTGTCCGGCAAAAAGTTCAGCAGCGTCGCCTCGTCGTCATTACCGACGGGAGTATCCACGGACAAATCCCGGCTCGACAGCCGCTGCTCCATTTCCACCACTTCGTCTTCCTTGACGTTCAAACGCTGAGCCAGCAGCTTGGGTCCAATCATGAGTCCCTCGGCTTCGATTTTGTCCTTTTCCTTGCGCAGATTGAAAAACAACTTGCGCTGGGCCTGGGTCGTGCCGATCTTGACCATGCGCCAATCGTTCATGATGTAGCGGATCATGTAAGCGCGCACCCACCACACGGCGTAGGATGGGAAACGCACGCCGCGATAGGGATCGAAGTTTTTCACCGCCTCCATCAATCCCATATTGCCTTCTTGAATCAAGTCGAGGAGGTTCTTGAACGACTTCTGGTATTCTCGAGCGATCATGACGACCAATTTGAGATTGGCGGTGACCAATTTATAAGCGGCTTCGATATTGCCATACTCTTTGTAGTCCACCGCGATCTCATGTTCCTCTTCCCGGCTCAAAACCGGAAAACGGCGGATCTCGGCGAGATAACGCTGCAGCGGATCGAAGGGAACCAGCGCCGTGTCCTTGGCGTTATCCCGATCCGGCGCCTCTTCAACGATCTGCGGCAGATCGATTTCGGCAAAAGGAAAGCTTATTTCGCTAGTTTTATCGTCTTCGGCCATGAGCGCTCGCGCTACCCTTAGAACCAAAGGTCAGCATCGCAAAGAGCAGCGAGCTATTCAAGATGATCGGACCGCGGAAGTTGATATGAACGATGGGTTGGAATTTCTAATCGCGCAATGATCGGCAGACTTACGACTGACGGGGAATTTTCCTCACCTTACCCTCGGCGATTTCGCACAAAGCCAAGACCACTTCGCGGTTGTCCGAATCGAGCAAGGGCTTGGCGCCTTTGAACAGCTGGCGCGCCCGCTTGGAGGCGAGCATGACTAATTCGAACCGATTCTCGACCTTCTCTAAACAATCCTCAACGGTGATGCGCGACATGAACCACTCCTAAATAATTATGGTGCGATTCAACCAGATATCGCCGGACGAGTCAATGCAGCGGCGGCGCGCTCGACCCTCGGCGGTTAGCCAAAAACTATGCTGGAATAAGACAATACAGGTATATGACTGGTGGGTTGAAATAACGCCTTAATGTTCCGTGGGTCTGGTCGCCCTGGGTTTCGCGAACGCCATATCCAAGGCGATGCCGGTGACGATCGCTTGCCAGGCCTGGTCTTCCGAGAGACCGCGCGTCTTGATCGAGCGCCACAAACCGATGATTTCCTCTTCGGTCACGGTTTCGATCAGATCCTGATCCAGCCCTTTGTCCAATGTTGCGATCTGGTTCAAGCGTTCCATATTGTTCGAGTCTTTCGTCGAGAGAGTAGAATCGGCTCAGGCCAACTTGAAGCAAATCCATTGCCAGAATCTCAACTCTTGGAAATCACAGGGATTCGCCCAATGGAACTGAATCGGAATGACGGGATTGGCGGCAAATTTTGTCGCCACTGGTGCATAAAAAGGCTCGGCACCGGTAAAAATCCTGCACCGAGAACCGCAAAAGCGATCTAATCGATAACCGCGACGCCGGAAATTTCGAGCATACAGTCGGGATTATAAAGCCGCTTTACTTCGACCAAAGTTATGACGGGAAAATATTTGCCGAACACCGCCCGGTAAGCTGTGCCTAATGGTTTGGTGTTGTTCCAGTAAGCTTCGAGGTTGGTAACATAGATCGTCAGAACTGCGTAGTGATCGGGCCGGCCACCGGCCGCTTCAATGGCGGTTTTGAGATTGCTCATCACGCGGGTGAACTGGGCGACGAAATCGCCCTTGCCAACCACTTGTCCCTTTTCATCGAACGGTGCTTGGCCGGCGACGTGAACGACCGCGCCACCGGTAATCTTGGCCACATGGGCATAGCCCACCGGCGCTTCCAAACCTTTGGGATTGAGCAGTTCGAATGGCATCGTGATCTCCTAAGCAATCGCGCCCGTGGTCGCGGGGCTCCAGTAATTGATAAAGCTCTTGAGCTCACCGACGATGTCGTCGGAAGCGGCGACATAGGCCAAGATGATTCGCGTCGCGCCGGCCTCGACGTAGGGTTTGATCTGCTCGACCACTTCGGCGGCTGAAGTCGCCGCGACCATCGGCAGCGAACGAAACATCTCGTCGGTGATCAGCTTGCGCGCGGCATGAAAACCGTCCGACTTCCACGCTCCGCGCATCGCTTCCACTTCCGCGCCAAACCCCATGCGTCCGAACAGCGTGCGATAATAGTCCGCCAAAGCGTAGTAAGTCAGCGCGTGGCTGAGGGCGTCGCGGGCGACGTTGTAATCGGGCGCGATGGAACAGCGAATCTTACAAATGATTTCCATCTTCGCCGGATCCTTGCCGGCCTCCGCCGCGCCGGCGCGAACTTCGGCGGCGATGCGGCGAATCTCGGTGGGATTGGCCATATTGATCAGCACGCCGTCGCTGATGCGTCCCGCCAAGCGCGTCATCTGCGGCCCGAAGGCGGCAAGATAAATTGGCATGGTTCGGCCGGACGGCTTGAAGGCCATTTTGAAATTCTGCGCCGTGAAGTATTTACCGGTGAAAGCCAATTTGTCGCCGCGCATCGCGGCGCGGACGATTTCCACATATTCCTGCACTCTGCCGAGGGGATGGTCGAGGGTTTGGCCGTGCCATTTGGCGATGGTCGGATTGGACGAGCCGATCCCCAACAAAAAGCGTCCGCCGGAAAGTTCATCCAAGCCGGCGGCCTGCAGCGCCAGCGTCGCCGGCGTGCGGCCGAGAATATGATAGATCGCCGAACCGATTTTCAGCCGCGTCGTCACCGCGGCGATGGCCGACAGCATCACCGTGGGATCCTTGTTGTTCGCCTCACCGCCCCAGGCGCAGTCGAAGCCATGGCCCTCGGCGAGCTGCGCCAGCTCGGGAATCGCGTCCATGGGAAGCTGCGCACCGGAGTTGAATTCGATATCGATTTTCATGGCATCGAATAGACGACGATTAGCTATAACTGGCTGGCAAGTTGGTCTTGAAGATTTCGATCTTCTCGGTTTTTTCAACGTAGCGGATGAAGCGGTATTTATTTTCCACTTCATCAATGGGATAGGGCGGCACCGCGGTGCGCTCGGTGCTCACCTTAGCGCCGATGAAAGATAACTCGCCGCGTTGCATTGAGCTAGCGATCGCAGCGGTGAATTCATCGACAGTTTTCGCCCACTGGGAATTAAAAATTCCCGCCGCCCGCGCCACGCCGACTAAATCCGTGCCCGCGCCCGTCGCGGTCTTCTTGCTGCC
This DNA window, taken from Deltaproteobacteria bacterium, encodes the following:
- a CDS encoding sigma-70 family RNA polymerase sigma factor, whose amino-acid sequence is MAEDDKTSEISFPFAEIDLPQIVEEAPDRDNAKDTALVPFDPLQRYLAEIRRFPVLSREEEHEIAVDYKEYGNIEAAYKLVTANLKLVVMIAREYQKSFKNLLDLIQEGNMGLMEAVKNFDPYRGVRFPSYAVWWVRAYMIRYIMNDWRMVKIGTTQAQRKLFFNLRKEKDKIEAEGLMIGPKLLAQRLNVKEDEVVEMEQRLSSRDLSVDTPVGNDDEATLLNFLPDNKQSPEEHFADAQYRDLLRDKMERFASGLKDKELVIYRERLLNEEPLTLREIGDQYGISRERVRQIEERVKKKLKTYLKKELKDVTDVVGRE
- a CDS encoding DNA-directed RNA polymerase subunit omega, whose translation is MSRITVEDCLEKVENRFELVMLASKRARQLFKGAKPLLDSDNREVVLALCEIAEGKVRKIPRQS
- a CDS encoding RidA family protein, whose amino-acid sequence is MPFELLNPKGLEAPVGYAHVAKITGGAVVHVAGQAPFDEKGQVVGKGDFVAQFTRVMSNLKTAIEAAGGRPDHYAVLTIYVTNLEAYWNNTKPLGTAYRAVFGKYFPVITLVEVKRLYNPDCMLEISGVAVID
- a CDS encoding LLM class flavin-dependent oxidoreductase, whose amino-acid sequence is MKWKINTASSATLKKPRRSKSSRPTCQPVIANRRLFDAMKIDIEFNSGAQLPMDAIPELAQLAEGHGFDCAWGGEANNKDPTVMLSAIAAVTTRLKIGSAIYHILGRTPATLALQAAGLDELSGGRFLLGIGSSNPTIAKWHGQTLDHPLGRVQEYVEIVRAAMRGDKLAFTGKYFTAQNFKMAFKPSGRTMPIYLAAFGPQMTRLAGRISDGVLINMANPTEIRRIAAEVRAGAAEAGKDPAKMEIICKIRCSIAPDYNVARDALSHALTYYALADYYRTLFGRMGFGAEVEAMRGAWKSDGFHAARKLITDEMFRSLPMVAATSAAEVVEQIKPYVEAGATRIILAYVAASDDIVGELKSFINYWSPATTGAIA